In one window of Pseudobdellovibrionaceae bacterium DNA:
- the meaB gene encoding methylmalonyl Co-A mutase-associated GTPase MeaB, with product MSDPVKPLLSASNFLQFARLLTAIENFGPRSLQYEVLLNPQKMACRIGITGPPGAGKSTLVGGLIQSLRAHNLSVGVIAVDPSSPFSKGAILGDRIRYSEHFSDDKVFIRSLGTRGSLGGLSASAYLMLRAFDHYGFDVVLVETVGVGQTELEVINVADFTTVVLVPESGDSIQAMKAGLLEIADLYVVNKADRPGAQSLVNEIKANLELGANHNATGLTPSVLTTVATENKGVADLASHFLNAMKTADFKKRRHSPRRLQAEATALLRANLENKIELLSSNIQTTEDLKNLLLREN from the coding sequence ATGTCAGATCCTGTAAAACCTCTTTTGAGCGCTTCAAATTTTCTGCAGTTTGCACGCCTTCTTACTGCCATTGAAAACTTCGGCCCGCGGTCGTTGCAATACGAAGTTTTGTTGAATCCTCAGAAAATGGCCTGCCGCATTGGTATCACGGGACCGCCGGGGGCCGGCAAATCCACGTTGGTTGGCGGCCTTATTCAATCTCTAAGAGCCCATAATCTTTCAGTGGGAGTGATCGCCGTTGACCCCTCTAGCCCATTTTCAAAGGGGGCGATTTTGGGGGATCGCATTCGTTATTCGGAACACTTCTCGGATGACAAGGTCTTTATTCGTTCATTGGGAACCCGGGGAAGTTTAGGCGGATTAAGCGCATCGGCTTATTTAATGTTGCGGGCATTTGACCATTATGGATTTGACGTCGTGCTTGTGGAAACAGTGGGCGTGGGGCAAACGGAACTAGAAGTGATTAACGTCGCCGACTTCACCACTGTGGTTCTCGTACCCGAATCAGGTGATTCTATTCAGGCCATGAAAGCCGGTCTCTTAGAAATTGCTGATTTGTATGTCGTTAACAAAGCCGACAGGCCAGGCGCTCAGAGTTTGGTCAATGAAATCAAAGCCAACCTCGAGTTAGGGGCAAATCACAATGCCACAGGCCTCACCCCATCAGTATTAACAACTGTGGCCACAGAAAACAAAGGCGTTGCCGATTTAGCTAGTCACTTTTTGAATGCTATGAAAACAGCAGATTTTAAAAAGAGGCGGCATTCACCAAGACGATTGCAAGCTGAAGCCACTGCTTTGTTGCGTGCAAATCTTGAAAATAAAATAGAACTATTGTCATCGAATATTCAAACCACTGAAGACCTAAAAAACCTATTACTCAGAGAGAACTAA